The following is a genomic window from Bacteroidia bacterium.
CAGCGCGGGACAGGGTGATCATGCGCGCCGGGACCTCGCTCCGGGCCTGCTTCCACCGTGTGGCGGAAACGACAACCTCGTCCAGGGCGAATGCCGTCTGACGCAACAGCAGCGTCGGCGTGCGTTCGGCCAGTTGCGTATAGGAAAGTATGATGCGTTCATAGCCGATCATTTCGATGCGAATGCTGTCCGATGCGGAGAAGGGTGCTATGTCCACCCTGCCTTTCGCGTCTGTCACAGCCGACACACGAGGACTGAAGCTGAACAGCGCCACCTGTTCGAGCGGCTCACGCGTGACTCCGTCCCGGATGGTCAGCAACTGTGCATTGACCAGTGCCGCGTTGAACAGGACGAGGCACAAGAGTAGTATAGTTTTCATTCTGAAACATCCTTGTCAATTCGGATACTCATGGCAGGCTTCTCCCGCCAGGGGATGGGAAAAATCGCTCGACGGCACCATCGTGAAGCAGGTACCATACACGCTGATGCGAACGTTCATTGCGAACGCACGCATGCAGACACACACCACGACGAGACTGAGACTCATCGGGTGATACGCATATCGGCAAGCGGAAAAGGGAAGAATATCAGAAGAGGAGTTCCGGAGGAGGTTTCGGCGGTATCAACAGAGAGCTCGGCGGGTGTACGGCCGACGGCGCCGTGACGGCAGCACAGCAGGGAGCGGATGGGAGGGGCATTCCCGCTCCTGCAAGATACAATGCGTCCACCATGCGCCGGATTTCCTGTTGCTGACGCCTTCGCTCCGGATTGCTCTGCATTTCGTCCTGCATCATACGATGCAATCCGGCAAACAACGCGGTTTCGGCATCATCATAGATGCAGGCATAGTAGGTAGTGTCGCCCCGTCGCTCCTGTCGTACGATATCGTACATCTTTCCATCGAAGCGGAATTCTTTGGCGTGTATGCGCTGAAAACGGGTGTTGGGAGATGTCTCCAGAGACGTCGGGATGGCGAGCCGCACAAGATCTTTCTCGCTGACGCCGGCCTTGATGCGTTTCCGCACATCGTGACGAATCTGCTGCTGCAGCAGCGAAAACGCAAACAGCGGTCCCGTCGTCTGTGCCATGAGGAGCACAAGCAGAAAAACAGCAATACCTCGCACTCTCCTGTAGGGTGAAAATGTCGGATGAGCGGAATGCATGCTGAATGAGTAGGATACGCAATAGGTTCTATGTGGATGCCGAAGCAACGGCAGCGGGAAACGGATTCTCCGGCAGCAATAAATGTGACGATCCCCCAAACGAAAATCAAGGCAGAAACCACGTCGGTCCTCCCTTCCGGCACTGCGCGTCCACAGGACATCCCCGGGTGATGACGGTAGATCCGGCGTCATACAAACATCGCCGCACGCAGCAACCTGCGGTACCGAGCGGACAGCCTGCCTGATGCTTGCTGACACGGTGTGCTGCACGCTGAAGGACTTCCCTATGCGTCGATGCACTTCGATGACAATAGGCGGATACTACACCAGCAGAGCTCCCTCGACGCGCAGCAGGTGTTTTTTTCTGTCGATGCCACCGCCGTAGCCGACGAGACTCCCGTCCTCCCCGAGCACGCGGTGACAGGGAATGATGATCGCGATGGGATTTCGCCCTACCGCCTGCCCCACCGCCCGTGACGCATGGGGATTACCTATCGCCTCGGCCACGGCGTGGTACGAGCAAGTCGTCCCGTAGGGGATGGCGCGCAACGCCGTCCACACCTGCAACTGAAAATCCGTACCGAGCAACTGCGACCGCACCTTAAAGCGCTTGAGGTTTCCGTTGAAGTACCGGGTCAGCTGCTCATGGATCGGATCATGCAAGCTGCCGGCTGGCACGGCGGTCCATTGAGCGAGATATCGGTTCACCCAGCTGGAATACTCCTGTCCTTCCTCTTCGGCATCGAAGCCGAGGTAACACAGCGCGTCGTCCAGCGACAGCAATCGGAGCCGACCGAGCGGCGAAGCTACGAAGGATTGCAATAGAGCCCTGGGTACACGATGTGGTGTCATGGAGCACCCCTGTGCTGTGGGTTGGCATGATGGTCTGGACAATGTACATAAGTGCGAGCAGAGAGCAAACTTGAGACATGCCGGAGGGTGGTTCCGTCCGGCCTCCCGCTCGGGAAGGCCGTACCCGTGACCACCGAGGCGCGGCGGCAAGGCGTCGGAGCGGTACAAATACGAAGAGCATGACAAACGCCATGCTCTTCGTGTGCAACAAACAGAGTGCGTGGGCCGACTGCGCGGTCAGGAACCCTTTTGTTCCGGAAGCAGGACAACCTGAACGTACCGTTCGAGGTTGATGTATTTTTTTGCGGCGTCAAGGATATGCTGCGCGGTGAGACCGTCGATCATTTTTTCGTACTGCATGAACTGATTCAGCGGCTCGCCGAGCGATATGGCGCGCATGAGCTGCCCCATCCAGAAGCCGTTTTCTTTCATGCCCGTTTCACGTTCCCGGCGCTGAATTTCCTTGATCTTCCCGATATTCTCCTCGGATGCAGGATTTTCGACAACGTCCTTCAGGACCTTGCGCATGGTTTCGATCATTTCGTCCACACGATCGGGACTGGTGCCGAAGTTGATCATGATGGCGTACTCGGCGTCCGGATATTTGTCCGCGTTAGCGTTCACACCCACACCGTAGCTGCCGCCTTTATCCTCGCGAATCGCTTCCCGGAGCTGTATCGTGAGATACTCTTCCAGAGCGGAAAAGGCGTAACGATTTTCGTACGTCCACTCGAAAGGCCCCGTCATCACGAAGGCAATCATGGTTTTATCATCCACGCCTTTCCGCACGATCTTTTCAACCTTCCCGGTGGGCGGCTTGACGTTGTGATTCTTCCATGTTTCCTTGCGTCCGGTGGTCGGAAGCTGACCGATGTACTTTTCGACCATCGGCTTGAGTTCTTCCGGCTTGATGTTTCCGACAAACGTGAAGGTGAAATCGCTGGCATCACGGAAGCGATCGGAATAGATGTCGAAAGCCTTGTCCAGATCGACGCGCTCCAGCCATGCTTTGGTAACGGGCTGCTGCCGCGGGTGATAATTCGCGAGCGTTGTGGTGAGCGTATCCGAGAACACGCGCTCCGGCTGATTGCCGAAATTCTCGAACATGGACATCATGCGTGTCTTGAAGGAATTGAACGATGTGGTGTCTTTACGCGGCTGATGGAAATACAGATAGAGTAACTGGAATGCGGTTTCCATGTCCTTGGGAGCGAAGCTGCCGTTGAAACCCTCATTTTCCGAGCTGATAGTCGGGGAGACGTTGGCGACTTTCCCGGCCAACGTCTTACGCAGCTGAATCTGATTGAATTCGCCCACACCTCCCATGCTGATGATGCTGGATGCGAGCGCGGCACTGGGCAGATCCGTGTCGCCCACGAGGGAGATACCACCGGGACTGGTCGCACCGAACAGGACTTCGTCGGCCTTGAAATCCGTCTGCTTGACGAAGACCTTGATACCGTTGGAGAGCGTCCATTCCGTGACGTCGATGTCCTCGTGCTTTTTCTCCGAGGCAACACGCACCTTTGACGGACCCAATTCGACTAACGGTTTGTTCGCGACTTCGTCCACGTAGGGATCGAGTTTCATGGCTTCCACACGCTCTATCACTGCACGGAGCTGCTGCTCCGTCGGAGGCGTGAGTCCCTCTTTTTCCGGCATGCTGAACGTGATCACGCGATTCGCATCGGTGAAATATTCATCCGTCAGTTTATTGACTTCGCGGAGGGTAATGGTCTCAAGATATTTCTTGTACAGTTCGTACTCCATCTCGATACCGGGGATGGGCTCTTCGACAAGGAAATTGCGAACGAACTCGGATGCATGCGATCCGGATTGCGTTTTCTCGCGTTCGTTGTACTGCCGTTCCATGCCGCGAAGCACATTGGTTTTCGCGCGTTCGAGTTCGGAGGCGGTGAAGCCGTGCTGTTTGACGCGATACGCCTCTTTGAGCAGCGCCTCGAAGCCGCGCTCCACGTCGCCTTCCTTCGGAATCGCGTTCAGGACAACGACCTCGCGGGCGCGCACGAAGCCGCCTTTCCCGGCGGAGGCGGATACGAAGGGCGGATTGTTCTGTTGCAGCAATTCACTGTAGCGGTCGTTGAGCATCCTGCTGAAAAGCCGTTCAGCCATGGAGGCACGGAAGTCCTTGACTTTCCGCTCCACCTTCGGCTCATGTTTGAAATACAGGGCAACCGACGACGATGTCGCTTCGGGATCCGATGCGATGGTGCAGAGCAATTCCGCATGATCCGGAACAGGCTCCGTTGGCCGAACGAGCGCCTCGGCGGGTTTCGGGATCGATCCGAACATCGCGGAGATTTTCTTTTCCATCGTCGCAACATCAAAATCACCGACCGCGACAATGGCCATCAGGTCGGGACGATACCACTTGCGGTAAAAACCCTTCAGTGTTTCGTACTCGAAGCTCTTCAGAATATCGGGCTTGCCAATCGGAAGACGATCTGCGTACTTCGAGCCATGGAGCAGCACGGGAAATTGTATATCGCGGATGCGCGACGAGGCACCCTTCCGGGCGCGCCATTCCTCTATGATGACGCCGCGCTCCTTGTCGATCTCTTCGTCGTCGAAGGTCACATTGCTCGCCCAATCCACAAGGACCTGCATACCCTGGGTGATGATGGTTTCGTCGTCCATCGGTATCTCCAGCATATACACGGTTTCATCGAAGCTGGTGTAGGCGTTGAGGTCGGCGCCGAAGCGCATGCCGATGCCCTCGAGATATTCCACGAGCTTGTTTTTAGGGAAATGCTTCGTGCCGTTGAAACACATGTGCTCCACGAAATGCGCGAGGCCCTGTTCGGGATCGGTCTCCAGAACAGATCCGGCGTTCACAGCCAGGCGCAGAGCGGCGCGGTTTTCCGGCTTCTTGTTCTGCATGATGTAGTAGCGCATGCCGTTGGCGAGCGTACCGATTTTCACGTTGGGATTGACGGGGATGTCGGCGCCGAGGCCGGGAACAGGTGCCTTGCCAGGAGTCTCCTGGGCGAACGCACCCGGGAGAGCGAATATCGTCATGAACACAGCGACGACACTCGTGAGACGGAATACTTTCATACATTACTCCACACATTAGGGAATCGGGTTCAATCAGTTTTTAAGATACGAAGCAACCGGGAAAAAGATGCGGTAATTTTCCGTCCCCAAGTCTGTGCCGCTCCCGGAGCAGCGTAGCGGGCGGAACGGGGAGGCCGGTTACGCCAGCTTGTATATCACGACCGGATCGCTGCAACCCTTGAGAAGAGCGGTGCCGAGACTCTCGGTGAAAAGCGAGTGATGCTCGATGCGGCTCCAGGTGCTGCCGGAAATGAGCACGGAGCTGTTGTAGCTTTTATTGAGCTGTTCGATACGCGAGGCGAGAATGACCGCGCTCCCGGTAACGGAATACTGCCGCCTTCCCGCCGCCCCGATGTTTCCCGTCACCGCTTCACCCGTATGCACGCCTATGCCAATGCGTGTGAACGGAATCGCTCCCTGCGCGTTCAGACGCTCGACCGCGGAATGCATCGCCAGTGCGGCGTTCACAGCGTCGCTTGCATGTGCCGCATTGCCTACCGGGGCGCCGAACGTGGCCATGAAACCGTCACCCAGAAACTGATTGACAATGCCGTTGTTTCTCTCGACGATGGGGATAAGCGTACCGAACACGGTATTGAGATAGCTCACCACCTCGCGGGGCGGACGACTGCCGACCAAGGGGGTGAAATCGCGGATGTCGAGGAACAGAACGGTCACGGTGCGCAGCACCCCCTCCGCGTGTTCCGGATGGTTGAGTAATTCTGCGGCGACGGGCTCGGATACCTGCTGTCCGAAGAGCTGTATCACCTGCCGTTTCTCCTCCGCCGCACGAAGCATGCCCGCGATGCGCAGGCGCAGGAGTCTGGTGATGAGGGCCGCGGCCGCGCCGGCCGCCAGCAGCAACACGCAACGCGAGGTGTAGAACAAAGGCGAGGCGAAGACGGGGTCCACCGACGATGTGTCACTCGTCGAAAGCACGTACAGCACCAGTGCGCAGTATTGCGCCGCGGCCAGGACGCCCGTGAACAGCGAGAGACCGGCGCTCAGTCGCAATACGGAAACGATGATAAAAATGAAGTACAACGCGATCATGGGCGACAGCAGCGCGTGCACGGGATGCACCGATTGTCCGACAAGAAGAATGCCCACTCCGGGGAGGGTGATTTCCACGGTGACGTTGGCGATTCTGCCGAACAGTGGAACGCGTCTGCGCTTTTTCTCGAAGGCAAGAAACAGGAAAGAAATCGCGCCCTCGTACAGGCCGATACTCAGCAGCAGCATGAAAACGGGTTGACGAAAGGCCGGAATGCTGAGGGTCGCAAGCAGCTTGTGCGGCAACAGAGCCGAAAGAATGACGACCATGAGCGCGGTGGAAAAGAAGATGACCGAGAGGATGCGCGCACGAAGCTGTTCGCTGCGTGCCGTCTCGATATCCAGTTCTTCACCGGGTTTCAGCCAGTTGTGCATCAGTGCCGCCTCCGTCGCGCATTGTCCGGTCTGTGCGCCGCCCCCCCACCCAGCACTGCCTCCTTCTGTCTGCGCTTTCCGGCGAGAGTGCGTTCCACGAACAGCGCTTCACCCGTGAAGGGATGCAACTCCGTGTGATACATCACGGAGGCCCAGGTTCCGGGTGTGGGCGTGAAGATCTGCACATGCTCGGCGCTCACCCCCAATCCTTCCGCGGCCACTCTGCGCAGAGCGTGCATGTGCTGTTCTTCACAGCCGGGATACGCGGCGATGAAGTAGTAGCTGAGATACTGCTTCTTTCCTGCGACACGGGATCGTTCGACGAACAATTTTCTGAAGTCCAGATAGTCCTCCAGCCCGCCTTTCCCCATCAAATGCAGGATGCCGGGGTCGGAATGCTCCGGGGCGAGACGCAATTGTCCGGAGACATGATACGCGGCGAGCTCGTCGAGAAAACGCATGCCGCATTTCTCGTCTGCAAGCAGCAAGTCGGGCCGGATGCCGCTGGCCACGAACACATGCCGAATACCCGGGAGGGCTCGCAATTTTCTCAGAAGTCGCTCGTAGCGGCTGTGGTTCACCGGCATACTTCGGCACAGATCGGGAAAGGCGCAACGTTTGTCGTCGCAAACACCTTTTGCGAGCTTCTTCGCGCATTCGTACCCGTACATGTTTGCGGTGGGCCCACCCACGTCGGGTATCACTCCGGTAAATTTTCGATGCGTGCTCATTCGTCGGGCTTCGTCGAGCACCGACTGCTCGCTCCTCCATCGAATCGTCCTGCCTTCGTGCACAGCTATAGCGCAGAAGTTGCATTCGCCATAGCAACCGCGGTGCGTCTGAACGGAGAAGCGAATCGTATCCAACGCCCGTATCACTCCCTGCCCGTTGTAGGACGGATGCGCATCGCGTTCGAAATCAAGCGTATAGACCCCATCGAGATCCTCCTGCGTCTCCCATGGCGGAGGCGGATGATGGATAAGCCACCTGTCCCCATGCCGCTGCTGCAAGCCCTGTGCCGTGTGCGGATCGAGATTGCGGTAAAACGCATCGAACATTCGAATAAAGGCCTGCGGATCTGATTTCACTTCTTCAAAGGACGGGAGATCCAGATACTCTGCACGTGCGTCCCGCGCGATGCAGCAGGTGCCCGGCACCGCGTCGACGGCTTCACCGTGACGGAGCAATTCCGCGAGATGCAACACGGTGCGTTCCCCCATTCCATACACCAGCAGATCGGCTTTGGCATCGAAGAGAATCGAGCGCCTCAGCGCATCATCCCAGTAGTCGTAATGCGCGACGCGTCGAAGACTTGCTTCGATCCCTCCCAGAATGATCGGCCGTGTGGCGCGGAAGGCGCGGCGGATCAGGTTCGCATAGACTATCACCGCGCGGTCGGGACGGCGCGTGTTCTCTGCCCCGGGTGTATAGTCGTCGCTGCGGCGCTTCTTTTTCAGGGCGGTGTAATTCGCGACCATGGAATCGACACTGCCTCCCGTCACACCCCAGAACAGTCGCGGCTCGCCGAGCGCGCTGATATCGGCGAGGTCATGCATATTCGGTTGGGCGATCACACCGACGCGAAACCCTGCTACGAGCAGAGACTTGCCGATCAACGCGGTGCCGATATGCGGGGCGTCGATATAGGCATCACCCGTGACGAGAATGACGTCCAATTCCTCCCATCCGAGGGTACGCATTTCCTTCAGGCTCATGGGAAGGAACATACGGCCCTACCTCCGCTCCCGGGCATCGGACCGACCGTAGCTGCGGAATTTCTCTATGACGCGTTCCATCTCCTCGTCACCGAGAAGAACCGGCGTCCCGATTGCCCTTGCCTGATACTGTATTCGCGCGACGAGTTCCACCTCCTCGGCCACCGTGTACGCGTGTTCCACATCGTCGCCCACAGCCAGCAAACCGTGATTGGCCAGCAGCACAGCGTTGCCGGCTCCCAACGCATCCACGGCGTTGCGCGCGAGCTGTGTGGTGCCGTAGGTTGCGTACTCCGCGACGGGTACCGTTTTTCCCGCGAAGCCGATCAGGTAATGCACCGCCGAAATTTCCTCTCGCAGGCAGGCA
Proteins encoded in this region:
- a CDS encoding insulinase family protein, producing the protein MKVFRLTSVVAVFMTIFALPGAFAQETPGKAPVPGLGADIPVNPNVKIGTLANGMRYYIMQNKKPENRAALRLAVNAGSVLETDPEQGLAHFVEHMCFNGTKHFPKNKLVEYLEGIGMRFGADLNAYTSFDETVYMLEIPMDDETIITQGMQVLVDWASNVTFDDEEIDKERGVIIEEWRARKGASSRIRDIQFPVLLHGSKYADRLPIGKPDILKSFEYETLKGFYRKWYRPDLMAIVAVGDFDVATMEKKISAMFGSIPKPAEALVRPTEPVPDHAELLCTIASDPEATSSSVALYFKHEPKVERKVKDFRASMAERLFSRMLNDRYSELLQQNNPPFVSASAGKGGFVRAREVVVLNAIPKEGDVERGFEALLKEAYRVKQHGFTASELERAKTNVLRGMERQYNEREKTQSGSHASEFVRNFLVEEPIPGIEMEYELYKKYLETITLREVNKLTDEYFTDANRVITFSMPEKEGLTPPTEQQLRAVIERVEAMKLDPYVDEVANKPLVELGPSKVRVASEKKHEDIDVTEWTLSNGIKVFVKQTDFKADEVLFGATSPGGISLVGDTDLPSAALASSIISMGGVGEFNQIQLRKTLAGKVANVSPTISSENEGFNGSFAPKDMETAFQLLYLYFHQPRKDTTSFNSFKTRMMSMFENFGNQPERVFSDTLTTTLANYHPRQQPVTKAWLERVDLDKAFDIYSDRFRDASDFTFTFVGNIKPEELKPMVEKYIGQLPTTGRKETWKNHNVKPPTGKVEKIVRKGVDDKTMIAFVMTGPFEWTYENRYAFSALEEYLTIQLREAIREDKGGSYGVGVNANADKYPDAEYAIMINFGTSPDRVDEMIETMRKVLKDVVENPASEENIGKIKEIQRRERETGMKENGFWMGQLMRAISLGEPLNQFMQYEKMIDGLTAQHILDAAKKYINLERYVQVVLLPEQKGS
- a CDS encoding methylated-DNA--[protein]-cysteine S-methyltransferase; translation: MTPHRVPRALLQSFVASPLGRLRLLSLDDALCYLGFDAEEEGQEYSSWVNRYLAQWTAVPAGSLHDPIHEQLTRYFNGNLKRFKVRSQLLGTDFQLQVWTALRAIPYGTTCSYHAVAEAIGNPHASRAVGQAVGRNPIAIIIPCHRVLGEDGSLVGYGGGIDRKKHLLRVEGALLV
- a CDS encoding class II aldolase/adducin family protein, which gives rise to MSYNIERAALVGALKSMLSSGLTTGSGGNISIRPEDADCVLVSPSGVPYASMTEDDLVLVDLQGNTLSGHRPPSSELAMHLAVYAVRPGCGAVVHTHSPYASTFACLREEISAVHYLIGFAGKTVPVAEYATYGTTQLARNAVDALGAGNAVLLANHGLLAVGDDVEHAYTVAEEVELVARIQYQARAIGTPVLLGDEEMERVIEKFRSYGRSDARERR
- a CDS encoding adenylate/guanylate cyclase domain-containing protein; translation: MHNWLKPGEELDIETARSEQLRARILSVIFFSTALMVVILSALLPHKLLATLSIPAFRQPVFMLLLSIGLYEGAISFLFLAFEKKRRRVPLFGRIANVTVEITLPGVGILLVGQSVHPVHALLSPMIALYFIFIIVSVLRLSAGLSLFTGVLAAAQYCALVLYVLSTSDTSSVDPVFASPLFYTSRCVLLLAAGAAAALITRLLRLRIAGMLRAAEEKRQVIQLFGQQVSEPVAAELLNHPEHAEGVLRTVTVLFLDIRDFTPLVGSRPPREVVSYLNTVFGTLIPIVERNNGIVNQFLGDGFMATFGAPVGNAAHASDAVNAALAMHSAVERLNAQGAIPFTRIGIGVHTGEAVTGNIGAAGRRQYSVTGSAVILASRIEQLNKSYNSSVLISGSTWSRIEHHSLFTESLGTALLKGCSDPVVIYKLA
- a CDS encoding YgiQ family radical SAM protein, which produces MFLPMSLKEMRTLGWEELDVILVTGDAYIDAPHIGTALIGKSLLVAGFRVGVIAQPNMHDLADISALGEPRLFWGVTGGSVDSMVANYTALKKKRRSDDYTPGAENTRRPDRAVIVYANLIRRAFRATRPIILGGIEASLRRVAHYDYWDDALRRSILFDAKADLLVYGMGERTVLHLAELLRHGEAVDAVPGTCCIARDARAEYLDLPSFEEVKSDPQAFIRMFDAFYRNLDPHTAQGLQQRHGDRWLIHHPPPPWETQEDLDGVYTLDFERDAHPSYNGQGVIRALDTIRFSVQTHRGCYGECNFCAIAVHEGRTIRWRSEQSVLDEARRMSTHRKFTGVIPDVGGPTANMYGYECAKKLAKGVCDDKRCAFPDLCRSMPVNHSRYERLLRKLRALPGIRHVFVASGIRPDLLLADEKCGMRFLDELAAYHVSGQLRLAPEHSDPGILHLMGKGGLEDYLDFRKLFVERSRVAGKKQYLSYYFIAAYPGCEEQHMHALRRVAAEGLGVSAEHVQIFTPTPGTWASVMYHTELHPFTGEALFVERTLAGKRRQKEAVLGGGAAHRPDNARRRRH